The following coding sequences lie in one Streptomyces xiamenensis genomic window:
- a CDS encoding class I SAM-dependent methyltransferase: MIDEFAKDNSERQELVMSVRLASPAAVGVDPPKVNDYNSFAQAYAAVNETNLVNAYYERPAMLALVGEAAGRRILDAGCGSGLLCAALRDRGALVSGFDSSAEMLELARRRLGDGADLRVTDLGGPLPYPDDAFDDVVASLVLHYLEDWGPALAELRRVLRPGGRLIASVDHPFAVTLMHREVGREAECDYFDTTNWTTEWTIGSQTALVSRWHRPLHATIEAFTGAGFRIEVISEPDPDPAAHERFPEAIAAMPRFLSFLFFVLRSE, from the coding sequence ATGATCGATGAATTCGCGAAGGACAACAGCGAGCGCCAGGAGCTTGTGATGTCCGTCAGGCTGGCCTCGCCGGCCGCGGTGGGTGTGGATCCGCCGAAGGTCAATGATTACAACAGCTTCGCCCAGGCGTACGCGGCCGTGAACGAGACCAACCTGGTGAATGCCTACTACGAGCGTCCGGCGATGCTGGCCCTGGTCGGGGAGGCGGCCGGGCGGCGGATCCTCGACGCCGGCTGCGGATCGGGGCTGCTGTGTGCCGCGTTGCGCGATCGTGGTGCCCTGGTGAGTGGCTTCGATTCGAGCGCCGAGATGCTGGAGCTGGCCCGGCGGCGGCTCGGCGACGGTGCGGACCTGCGGGTGACGGACCTGGGTGGCCCGCTTCCTTACCCTGATGACGCGTTCGACGATGTCGTCGCGTCCCTGGTCCTGCACTACCTGGAGGACTGGGGGCCCGCTCTGGCCGAGCTGCGGCGTGTCCTCAGGCCCGGCGGTCGGCTGATCGCTTCGGTCGACCATCCCTTCGCCGTCACCCTCATGCACCGCGAGGTCGGCCGGGAGGCCGAGTGCGACTACTTCGACACCACCAACTGGACCACGGAGTGGACCATAGGCAGCCAGACCGCCCTGGTGAGTCGCTGGCACAGGCCGCTGCACGCGACGATCGAGGCGTTTACCGGCGCCGGTTTCCGGATCGAGGTCATCAGCGAGCCGGATCCTGATCCCGCCGCCCACGAACGGTTTCCCGAGGCCATCG
- a CDS encoding ArsR/SmtB family transcription factor, which translates to MLRFEVSVEDLLRSRFALSPALDLCLLLRSLAGQDRPLPRAWASRLLPAFERLRRESELNAALALHNPRSGPSFVAPPPRGLNQTWADDLATIRATPLEAARHEITTHATGASARDPRVRAVLDSPDAVSRIAEAMDRAWHELLAADWPQLRAICERDVVHRVGAIGEHGWVTTIESLHPSITWQAGGIEIGHFAHVEPVHLTGDGLLLIPSVFVANIAAHLSDPWPWPRTLVYRARGTAALWGEQEAVPRPDTLTALIGRSRARLLLALDAPASTSHLARSLAMTTGAVGDHLAILRGAGLLVRARSGRSVLYRRTPLGEALVGGTG; encoded by the coding sequence GTGCTCCGCTTCGAAGTCTCCGTCGAGGACCTGCTGCGCAGCCGCTTCGCGCTGTCGCCCGCGCTGGACCTCTGCCTGCTGCTGCGCTCACTCGCCGGCCAGGACAGACCGCTGCCGCGAGCCTGGGCCTCCCGGCTCCTCCCGGCCTTTGAACGGCTTCGCCGGGAGAGTGAACTGAACGCCGCCCTCGCCCTGCACAACCCGCGATCCGGACCGAGCTTCGTCGCTCCGCCCCCTCGCGGCCTCAACCAGACCTGGGCAGACGACCTGGCCACGATCCGGGCCACACCGCTGGAAGCGGCCCGCCACGAGATCACCACCCACGCGACCGGCGCGTCCGCCCGTGATCCCCGCGTACGCGCGGTGCTGGACTCGCCGGACGCCGTCTCCAGGATCGCCGAGGCGATGGACCGGGCCTGGCACGAGCTGCTCGCCGCGGACTGGCCGCAACTGCGCGCGATCTGTGAGCGCGACGTCGTGCACCGGGTGGGGGCGATCGGCGAACACGGATGGGTCACGACCATCGAGAGCCTGCACCCGAGCATCACCTGGCAAGCCGGCGGTATCGAGATCGGCCACTTCGCCCACGTCGAACCGGTCCACCTCACCGGCGACGGACTCCTGCTGATCCCTTCGGTCTTCGTCGCGAATATCGCCGCCCACCTTTCAGACCCCTGGCCCTGGCCCAGAACCTTGGTCTACCGTGCCCGCGGCACCGCCGCCCTGTGGGGCGAACAGGAGGCCGTCCCCCGGCCGGACACGCTGACCGCTCTGATCGGCCGGTCCCGAGCCCGGCTGCTGTTGGCGCTGGACGCCCCGGCCAGTACCAGCCACCTCGCCCGAAGCCTCGCCATGACAACCGGCGCGGTGGGAGACCACCTCGCCATCCTGCGAGGCGCGGGACTGCTCGTCCGCGCCCGGTCCGGACGGTCGGTGCTCTACCGGCGCACCCCGCTCGGCGAGGCACTGGTAGGCGGTACGGGCTGA
- a CDS encoding TetR/AcrR family transcriptional regulator C-terminal domain-containing protein, with translation MSAKDNQRRILGLLWNDPATAPRGARGPERGLTLDQIVAAAIEVAEAEGLAALSMRRVAAEVGVGTASLYTYLRGKAELEALMLDAVALGPTLPHEWPGDWRAKLEAWALDDWEAIRRHPWTLHLHGADRVPGPNQLRWLDSMLRVFEGTGLTEAEKLAAIESLDAYSRGLGLLRAEIEQPAGTEAQAYDVADRNAGLRELVDFSAYPALRTAILAGAAPYSGDPFRFGLRLLLDGIETLIAARRAAPPGDA, from the coding sequence ATGAGTGCGAAGGACAACCAGCGGCGCATCCTGGGGCTGCTCTGGAACGACCCCGCCACCGCGCCGCGCGGTGCGCGCGGGCCCGAGCGCGGGCTGACGCTGGACCAGATCGTGGCCGCCGCCATCGAGGTGGCCGAGGCGGAGGGCCTGGCCGCGCTGTCCATGCGGCGGGTCGCGGCCGAGGTGGGCGTGGGGACGGCCTCCCTGTACACCTACCTGCGCGGCAAGGCGGAGCTGGAGGCGCTCATGCTGGACGCGGTCGCCCTCGGCCCGACGCTGCCGCACGAGTGGCCCGGCGACTGGCGGGCGAAGCTGGAGGCGTGGGCCCTGGACGACTGGGAGGCGATCCGCCGCCACCCCTGGACCCTGCACCTGCACGGCGCCGACCGGGTGCCGGGGCCCAACCAGCTGCGCTGGCTCGACTCCATGCTGCGGGTCTTCGAGGGCACCGGGCTGACGGAGGCCGAGAAGCTGGCCGCGATCGAGTCGCTGGACGCGTACAGCCGGGGCCTGGGGCTGCTGCGGGCGGAGATCGAGCAGCCGGCCGGGACGGAGGCACAGGCGTACGACGTGGCCGACCGCAACGCGGGGCTGCGGGAGCTGGTCGACTTCTCCGCCTACCCCGCCCTGCGCACCGCGATCCTGGCCGGCGCCGCCCCGTACTCCGGCGACCCGTTCCGCTTCGGCCTGCGCCTGCTCCTGGACGGCATCGAAACCCTGATCGCCGCCCGCCGCGCCGCGCCGCCCGGGGACGCGTGA
- a CDS encoding MFS transporter, with the protein MTTDTGTEAADHPRGPRRERLTLLAATLTSGPAELLDFLLPLWAGAALGLGATEVGVLLAVEMLSSLVARPFAGVLADTRDRRRVAAAGALLYAASATGYALATGPAPAYLAAALGGIGGALLWVAVSAIVSERLAADSAVFPRLFSAQETGSWVAFVTGFVLLVRIDYTGVFLLCAAACVTAAVLLLRAPGGPPTAPGETDAAHGGIRAVSRRLRPMLLAVALTTTAEAALSLLLLFLLQREFGLDVMSIAFVFLPGAIAMSLAAERMHTYVVRFGRARVLMAASLSGTAFATGLAWAPNPYVIAALWILSGLSWAAVMPIQQAVVAEASGARVGRGMGVYESAGLFGALLGALAAGVLYERAGWTACCLVAAAILLSGAVISPAAVRRMGVADTPPPAPAPAPVPVPVPDAAPDPEPEPEPSPAPKPPPSTRALVGHLALFTAAQLVLLALDLSWIQDLFTEDLLTTLNGGTPDDGAPGWIYGAGKIWTYIMLVDLLRTGVRLLRARP; encoded by the coding sequence ATGACCACCGACACCGGAACGGAGGCGGCGGACCACCCGCGCGGACCCCGCCGCGAACGCCTCACCCTGCTCGCCGCCACCCTCACCAGCGGACCCGCCGAACTCCTCGACTTCCTCCTGCCCCTGTGGGCCGGCGCCGCCCTCGGCCTCGGCGCCACCGAGGTCGGCGTCCTGCTCGCCGTCGAGATGCTGTCCTCGCTCGTCGCCCGCCCGTTCGCCGGCGTCCTCGCCGACACCCGCGACCGCCGCCGCGTCGCCGCCGCCGGCGCCCTGCTGTACGCCGCCTCGGCCACCGGCTACGCCCTCGCCACCGGCCCCGCCCCCGCCTACCTGGCCGCCGCGCTCGGCGGCATCGGCGGCGCCCTGCTGTGGGTCGCGGTCAGCGCCATCGTCAGCGAACGCCTCGCCGCCGACTCCGCCGTCTTCCCCCGCCTGTTCTCCGCCCAGGAGACCGGCTCCTGGGTCGCCTTCGTGACCGGCTTCGTGCTGCTCGTCAGGATCGACTACACCGGCGTCTTCCTGCTGTGCGCGGCGGCCTGCGTGACAGCGGCCGTCCTGCTGCTGCGCGCCCCCGGCGGCCCGCCGACCGCGCCCGGGGAGACGGACGCGGCCCACGGCGGCATCCGGGCCGTCAGCCGCCGGCTGCGCCCCATGCTGCTGGCCGTCGCGCTGACCACGACCGCAGAGGCCGCCCTTTCGCTCCTCCTGCTGTTCCTGCTCCAGCGCGAGTTCGGGCTGGACGTCATGAGCATCGCCTTCGTCTTCCTCCCCGGCGCCATCGCCATGAGCCTGGCCGCCGAACGCATGCACACGTACGTGGTGCGGTTCGGCCGCGCCCGCGTCCTGATGGCCGCCTCGCTGTCCGGAACGGCCTTCGCCACCGGCCTGGCCTGGGCGCCCAACCCGTACGTCATCGCCGCCCTGTGGATCCTCAGCGGCCTGTCCTGGGCCGCCGTCATGCCGATCCAGCAGGCGGTGGTCGCCGAGGCGTCCGGGGCGCGCGTCGGACGCGGCATGGGGGTGTACGAGTCGGCCGGACTGTTCGGCGCCCTGCTCGGCGCGCTCGCGGCCGGCGTGCTGTACGAGCGGGCCGGCTGGACGGCCTGCTGCCTCGTCGCGGCGGCGATCCTGCTGTCCGGCGCGGTGATCTCCCCGGCCGCCGTGCGCCGCATGGGCGTCGCGGACACCCCGCCACCCGCGCCCGCGCCCGCACCCGTCCCCGTCCCCGTACCGGACGCCGCACCCGACCCGGAGCCGGAGCCCGAGCCGTCACCCGCCCCGAAACCGCCGCCCTCCACCCGCGCCCTGGTCGGCCACCTCGCCCTGTTCACCGCCGCCCAGCTCGTCCTCCTCGCCCTGGACCTGTCCTGGATCCAGGACCTGTTCACCGAGGACCTGCTCACCACCCTCAACGGCGGCACCCCGGACGACGGTGCCCCCGGCTGGATCTACGGCGCGGGCAAGATCTGGACGTACATCATGCTCGTCGACCTGCTCCGGACCGGAGTCAGGCTGCTCCGCGCCCGCCCCTAA
- a CDS encoding elongation factor G yields the protein MVNLGILAHVDAGKTSLTERLLYAAGVIDAIGSVDDGNTQTDSMSLERQRGITIRSAVVAFALDEDTTVNLIDTPGHPDFIAEVERVLGVLDGAVLVVSAVEGVQAQTRVLMRTLRRLRIPTLVFINKTDRSGARPQAVLDELRTRLTPAVVAPTAPDDELAEILAERDDDLLAAYLDADGPLPRARLRAALAAQTGRARVHPVYQGSAITGEGTDALLSGIREFLPASAGDPGAPVSGRVFKVERGPAGERIAYARLFAGTLAVRDRLPGGPEEKVTAIGVFDRERGTDIRRASVTAGQIAKLWGLSGVRVGDPIGTVPAGAAGGHFPAPTLETVVEPCRPGEKGTLHAALAQLAEQDPLINLRQDDLRREIAVSLYGEVQKEVIQATLAHEYGVAATFRETTTIHVERLTGTGEAVEFNKKNGNPFLATVGLRVEPAPVGSGVTYRLGVELGSMPYAFMAAVEDTVRSTLREGLYGWEIPDVVVTMTHSGYSPRQSHAHAIFDKSMSSTGADFRHLTPLVLMAALRRAGTRAHEPMHRFRLDLPADTLGPVMSVLARLRAVPDNPRTQHTGCVLEGAIPAAAVHRLEQQLPGLTRGEASLEADFDHHRPVQGPPPHRERTDHNPLNRKDYLLAVVRRVTA from the coding sequence ATGGTGAACCTGGGAATCCTCGCCCATGTTGACGCCGGAAAGACCAGCCTGACCGAGCGGCTGCTGTACGCCGCCGGAGTCATCGACGCGATCGGCAGCGTCGATGACGGCAACACCCAGACCGACTCGATGTCCCTCGAACGGCAGCGCGGCATCACCATCAGATCCGCGGTGGTCGCCTTCGCCCTCGACGAGGACACCACGGTCAACCTCATCGACACCCCCGGACACCCGGACTTCATCGCCGAGGTGGAACGGGTCCTCGGCGTGCTCGACGGCGCGGTGCTCGTCGTCTCCGCCGTGGAGGGCGTCCAGGCGCAGACCCGCGTCCTGATGCGCACCCTGCGCCGGCTGCGCATCCCCACCCTCGTCTTCATCAACAAGACCGACCGCTCCGGCGCCCGGCCGCAAGCCGTCCTGGACGAACTGCGCACCCGGCTCACCCCGGCTGTCGTCGCGCCCACCGCACCGGACGACGAACTGGCCGAGATCCTCGCCGAGCGGGACGACGACCTCCTCGCCGCCTACCTCGACGCGGACGGGCCCCTCCCGCGTGCCCGGCTGCGCGCCGCCCTCGCCGCCCAGACCGGCCGCGCCCGCGTCCACCCGGTGTACCAGGGCTCGGCCATCACCGGGGAGGGCACGGACGCGCTGCTCAGCGGCATCCGGGAGTTCCTCCCGGCGAGCGCGGGCGACCCCGGGGCACCCGTCTCCGGCCGGGTCTTCAAGGTCGAACGCGGCCCGGCGGGGGAACGGATCGCGTACGCGCGGCTGTTCGCGGGCACCCTGGCCGTCCGCGACCGGCTGCCCGGCGGCCCGGAGGAGAAGGTGACGGCGATCGGCGTCTTCGACCGCGAACGCGGCACGGACATCCGCCGCGCGTCCGTGACGGCCGGGCAGATCGCGAAGCTGTGGGGCCTGAGCGGGGTACGCGTCGGCGACCCCATCGGCACCGTCCCGGCGGGCGCCGCCGGTGGCCACTTCCCGGCCCCCACCCTGGAGACGGTGGTCGAGCCGTGCCGCCCCGGCGAGAAGGGCACGCTGCACGCCGCACTCGCCCAGCTCGCCGAACAGGACCCGCTGATCAACCTGCGCCAGGACGACCTGCGCCGCGAGATCGCCGTGTCGCTGTACGGCGAGGTGCAGAAGGAGGTCATCCAGGCCACCCTGGCGCACGAGTACGGGGTGGCGGCGACCTTCCGCGAGACGACCACGATCCACGTGGAACGCCTCACGGGAACGGGCGAGGCCGTCGAGTTCAACAAGAAGAACGGCAACCCCTTCCTGGCCACGGTCGGCCTGCGCGTGGAGCCGGCACCCGTGGGCAGCGGGGTGACGTACCGGCTCGGCGTCGAACTCGGCTCCATGCCCTACGCCTTCATGGCGGCGGTGGAGGACACCGTACGGTCCACCCTGCGGGAGGGCCTGTACGGCTGGGAGATCCCCGACGTGGTCGTCACCATGACGCACTCCGGGTACTCCCCGCGCCAGAGCCACGCGCACGCGATCTTCGACAAGAGCATGTCGAGTACGGGCGCGGACTTCCGGCACCTCACCCCGCTGGTACTGATGGCGGCGCTGCGCCGGGCCGGAACACGGGCGCACGAGCCGATGCACCGCTTCCGCCTGGACCTGCCGGCCGACACGCTCGGCCCCGTCATGTCGGTCCTGGCCCGGCTGCGTGCGGTGCCGGACAACCCGCGCACGCAGCACACCGGATGCGTACTGGAGGGCGCGATCCCGGCGGCGGCCGTGCACCGCCTGGAACAGCAACTCCCCGGACTGACCCGGGGCGAGGCGTCCCTGGAGGCGGACTTCGACCACCACCGGCCCGTCCAGGGGCCGCCACCGCACCGGGAGCGCACGGACCACAACCCGCTCAACAGGAAGGACTATCTGCTGGCGGTGGTCCGCAGGGTCACGGCGTAG
- a CDS encoding GNAT family N-acetyltransferase: MNGEVRLVPWSDEDFWVLEACNTPAMTANLGGPESAEKLADRHRRYVALRGPGRMYRVELAATGETVGSIGYWEHQQDDGETVWETGWSVLSAFQGRGLAAAAAQSLIEVVRAAGGPHRTLHAYPRTSHGASNAVCRKAGFQLAGTLTFEYPKGHWETSHDWWVDVSATARPTAATP, translated from the coding sequence ATGAACGGAGAAGTGCGACTGGTGCCCTGGAGCGACGAGGACTTCTGGGTGTTGGAGGCGTGCAACACTCCGGCCATGACCGCGAATCTCGGCGGTCCGGAGAGCGCGGAGAAGCTGGCCGACCGGCACCGCAGGTACGTCGCCCTGCGCGGTCCCGGGCGAATGTACCGGGTGGAGCTGGCGGCGACCGGGGAGACGGTGGGCTCCATCGGGTACTGGGAGCACCAGCAGGACGACGGCGAGACCGTGTGGGAGACGGGGTGGTCGGTGCTGTCCGCGTTCCAGGGCCGAGGACTGGCAGCGGCGGCGGCCCAGTCCCTCATCGAGGTGGTCCGGGCCGCCGGGGGGCCGCACCGCACGCTGCACGCCTACCCGCGCACGTCACACGGCGCCTCCAACGCCGTGTGCCGCAAGGCGGGGTTCCAGCTCGCCGGGACGCTCACCTTCGAGTATCCGAAGGGGCACTGGGAGACCTCCCACGACTGGTGGGTCGACGTGAGCGCCACGGCGCGGCCCACCGCCGCTACGCCGTGA
- a CDS encoding ATP-binding protein gives MTLPAIRSYRLTAPNAPDTPRLARDHVAYVLLGNRLLGLADTARLLVSEVVTNVYEHTATSVVAVETTIRPGQVLVAVHDASPRGIPPRRALPEGEEECGRGLSLVELLARSWGVTQLGYPEPVGKSVWFELRDA, from the coding sequence ATGACGCTGCCCGCCATCCGCTCGTACCGCCTCACCGCGCCCAACGCGCCCGATACGCCGCGGCTCGCCCGCGACCATGTCGCGTACGTCCTGCTGGGCAACCGGCTGCTGGGGCTCGCCGACACCGCGCGGCTGCTGGTCAGTGAGGTGGTGACCAACGTCTACGAGCACACGGCCACTTCCGTCGTCGCCGTCGAGACCACCATCCGGCCGGGTCAGGTACTGGTCGCCGTGCACGACGCGTCGCCCCGGGGGATTCCGCCGCGCCGGGCGCTGCCCGAGGGCGAGGAGGAGTGCGGACGCGGGCTGTCGCTCGTGGAGTTGCTGGCCCGGTCCTGGGGCGTGACGCAGCTCGGGTACCCGGAGCCGGTCGGCAAATCGGTGTGGTTCGAGCTGCGGGACGCCTGA
- a CDS encoding helix-turn-helix domain-containing protein translates to MPARSAPTARQRRLGTEMRRLRQAAGLSVADAALKLGWDRTRISNIEAGRTGLSHDSVSSLAGVYQCADRAYVDALGMMAEERGKGWWEEFRGKFDAALLDLVELEQRADHLRGTQVTHLPGLLQTESYARAVLSTDVPAPDPTDLRRKVSFRMRRRDVLDKEDAPQCTLLIHEAALRLGFGGPAVMREQLTCILESSERENVTIRALPFSLGGLPGIGASITYVSGAVSQLDTVHFDTPTGVQFLDAPTATHKYRSMMDRLEELSLPVEKTRDFVREISKQL, encoded by the coding sequence ATGCCAGCGAGGTCGGCGCCAACAGCCAGGCAGCGCAGGCTGGGGACCGAAATGCGCAGGCTGCGGCAGGCGGCGGGGCTCAGTGTGGCGGACGCCGCGCTCAAACTCGGGTGGGATCGGACCCGCATCAGCAACATCGAGGCAGGGCGAACCGGTCTCAGTCACGACAGCGTGAGTTCACTCGCAGGTGTGTATCAGTGCGCGGATCGCGCCTACGTCGACGCTCTCGGGATGATGGCCGAGGAGCGCGGCAAAGGCTGGTGGGAGGAATTCCGGGGCAAGTTCGACGCTGCCCTGCTGGACCTCGTGGAACTGGAACAGCGCGCAGATCACCTGCGTGGCACGCAAGTGACTCATCTGCCCGGACTGCTCCAGACCGAGTCCTACGCGAGGGCCGTGCTGTCCACGGACGTCCCGGCACCCGACCCAACGGATCTGCGCCGCAAGGTGTCGTTCCGGATGCGCCGCCGCGATGTCCTGGACAAGGAAGACGCGCCGCAGTGCACGCTGCTCATTCATGAGGCGGCTCTGCGCCTGGGGTTCGGCGGACCGGCTGTCATGCGCGAGCAGTTGACCTGCATCCTGGAATCCTCGGAGCGGGAGAATGTCACCATCCGCGCTCTGCCCTTCTCCCTCGGTGGCCTGCCGGGTATCGGCGCATCGATCACCTACGTGTCGGGCGCGGTGTCGCAGTTGGACACGGTGCACTTCGACACACCCACCGGCGTCCAGTTCCTCGATGCGCCAACGGCCACACACAAGTACCGCAGCATGATGGATAGACTCGAAGAGCTGTCTCTACCTGTGGAAAAGACACGGGATTTTGTCCGCGAAATTTCGAAACAACTCTGA
- a CDS encoding DUF397 domain-containing protein, which produces MSDIPWQKSSYSTQGDNDCIELGRYSGALLLRESDHPDVVSAADSLRVQALLLAVKQGTFGRLG; this is translated from the coding sequence ATGTCGGATATTCCATGGCAGAAATCCTCCTACTCGACGCAGGGTGACAATGACTGCATAGAGTTGGGGCGTTACAGTGGCGCACTGCTCCTTCGGGAGAGCGATCACCCCGATGTGGTCTCGGCGGCTGACTCCCTGCGTGTTCAGGCGCTGCTTCTGGCGGTCAAGCAGGGGACGTTCGGCCGACTGGGCTGA
- a CDS encoding VOC family protein, with the protein MACRISELVLDVADPERLAAFWSEVLGYVELGREDDGSIEIGPPDTGFGGPQPTLVLSPTTDPRPHKLRLHLDVNATDRDQDAELERLLALGARPADVGQTGEESWHVLADPEGSEFCLLRTRLQPV; encoded by the coding sequence ATGGCATGCCGCATCAGTGAACTGGTCCTCGACGTCGCTGATCCCGAGCGCCTCGCCGCGTTCTGGAGCGAGGTCCTCGGCTACGTCGAACTCGGCCGTGAGGACGACGGAAGCATCGAGATCGGGCCGCCCGACACCGGCTTCGGCGGCCCGCAGCCCACCCTCGTCCTCAGTCCCACCACCGACCCCCGGCCCCACAAACTTCGGCTGCACCTGGACGTCAACGCCACCGACCGCGACCAGGACGCCGAGTTGGAACGGCTCCTCGCCCTCGGCGCCCGGCCCGCCGATGTCGGCCAGACCGGCGAGGAGAGCTGGCACGTTCTGGCCGACCCGGAAGGTAGCGAATTCTGCCTTTTGCGCACCCGGCTCCAGCCGGTGTGA
- a CDS encoding GNAT family N-acetyltransferase gives MVTRWVRLELDVTGFEAERFAPYVERCLGAGIRLVTLDELGDTARNRRALYALNKECAADIPERGEFYTYEAYLRQRIEVASYDPRGVVIALDGDGGWIGMSATSDHRSSGFVFNEMTGVRAAFRGRGISLAMKTFGIGFAARCGVDRIRTVHHPANTAAIEMNRRLGYVDAPEQDG, from the coding sequence ATGGTGACGCGGTGGGTCAGGCTTGAACTGGACGTGACCGGCTTCGAGGCCGAGCGGTTCGCGCCGTACGTGGAGCGGTGCCTGGGGGCCGGGATCCGCCTGGTCACGCTGGACGAGCTGGGGGACACGGCGCGGAACCGGCGGGCGCTCTACGCACTCAACAAGGAGTGCGCCGCCGACATCCCGGAGCGCGGGGAGTTCTACACGTACGAGGCGTACCTCCGGCAGCGGATCGAGGTCGCCTCGTACGACCCTCGCGGGGTGGTGATCGCGCTGGACGGCGACGGTGGATGGATCGGGATGTCGGCGACGTCCGATCACCGGTCGTCCGGCTTTGTGTTCAACGAGATGACCGGCGTCCGGGCGGCCTTCCGGGGGAGAGGCATCTCCCTCGCGATGAAGACCTTCGGCATCGGCTTCGCCGCGCGGTGCGGCGTGGACCGCATCCGGACCGTCCACCATCCGGCGAACACCGCCGCCATCGAGATGAACCGGCGCCTCGGTTACGTCGACGCCCCCGAACAGGACGGCTGA
- a CDS encoding SbtR family transcriptional regulator: MQLADTHSPRDAVTTWLDELTTYTSTTRGVTTALMADPEGGIAVEDSCHGLLHGAAARLVADAAEAGVVRDEVTPLDLITLANALSLASDGDADAARRLLHLALGGVLSRTEAD; the protein is encoded by the coding sequence GTGCAACTGGCCGACACCCACTCCCCCCGGGACGCGGTCACCACCTGGCTCGACGAGCTGACCACCTACACCTCGACCACGCGCGGGGTGACCACCGCCCTCATGGCGGACCCGGAGGGCGGCATCGCCGTCGAGGACAGCTGCCACGGTCTGCTCCACGGCGCGGCGGCGCGGCTGGTCGCGGACGCGGCGGAGGCCGGCGTGGTGCGCGACGAGGTGACGCCGCTGGATCTCATCACCCTGGCCAACGCCCTGTCCCTGGCCTCCGACGGTGACGCCGATGCGGCCCGCCGCCTGCTCCATCTCGCCCTGGGCGGGGTGCTGTCGCGGACCGAGGCCGACTGA
- a CDS encoding ABC transporter ATP-binding protein — MPVEISDCWFAYRKRPVLRGVDYVLPEQRTVLLGPNGAGKSTLLSLAASVRRPQRGSISYRGIDSSDREYRRRVAWLPQHVTAMPGLTAREQVAYVGWLKGMTRTAAWSAAAEALARVELSGKQDERVTRLSGGQVRRVGVAQALVHEAEVLLLDEPTAGMDPRQRRVFRDTLAALSPEVSVLISTHDVADLAEDSEHVTVLNRGGIVYHGDVAGFLEHAPEDVVIGRRAEMAYAVLCGDE, encoded by the coding sequence ATGCCTGTCGAGATATCCGACTGCTGGTTCGCCTATCGGAAACGGCCGGTCCTGCGGGGCGTGGACTACGTCTTACCCGAGCAGCGCACAGTGCTGCTCGGGCCTAACGGCGCCGGAAAGTCCACTCTCCTGTCCCTCGCAGCATCCGTGCGTCGGCCGCAACGCGGAAGCATCAGTTATCGCGGCATCGACAGTTCTGACCGGGAGTATCGCCGGCGGGTAGCCTGGCTGCCGCAACACGTCACCGCTATGCCCGGTCTCACAGCCCGCGAGCAGGTCGCCTACGTTGGCTGGTTGAAGGGCATGACCAGGACTGCCGCGTGGTCGGCGGCGGCTGAGGCATTGGCCCGGGTCGAGTTGAGCGGCAAGCAGGACGAGAGAGTTACCAGGCTCTCCGGCGGTCAGGTACGCCGCGTCGGGGTCGCGCAGGCTCTTGTGCACGAAGCCGAGGTGCTGCTGCTCGACGAGCCGACCGCAGGGATGGATCCGCGCCAACGGCGAGTTTTTCGTGACACGCTGGCAGCGCTTTCACCCGAGGTGAGCGTGCTGATCTCCACCCACGATGTGGCGGATCTGGCCGAAGATTCCGAACACGTGACTGTTCTGAACAGAGGCGGCATCGTTTACCACGGTGACGTCGCGGGATTTCTGGAACACGCTCCAGAAGACGTGGTTATCGGCCGCCGTGCGGAGATGGCCTACGCGGTGCTGTGCGGTGATGAGTGA